DNA sequence from the Rhizoctonia solani chromosome 14, complete sequence genome:
caggccaccagaCCAGGGTGCATATCCagcaatcccaactttgtctccaaggaggagcaaaactgccgcagggctgaaggcctctgcatcaaatgcagaaAGGCAGGCcacaaatttgcggaatggtgcactggctggaaagccacgcctTAGGAGGAAGGGATCAAGAAAGAAgctgccaagattggcaaagagtctggacctgaattgggaaaagactaagggtacctgctgctgcgcgcaaggaccctaaggaTTCTGGTTTtgttttggaattttgtaatatattgcaGTCACATAGAAATACACCCCTgttcacaattccaatcaaaccagagaaacaagcagacacattagaagtcctgatagactcaggtgCCACATTGTCATTCCTTCACCCTTGTACCATGGAATCACTCTGCCTTCCTCTAATAGATCTACCTACCCCCCAaactgttactatgcttgatgggtcaagcccccaggctggcaaaatctggaagaaggctaatctaaccttctcccttgatggcaaacataTGACTGAGACATTCCTAATCTGCAATACAGGGCCTCATGCCtctatcttgggattgaaattgCTAGACACCCATAATCCAGaaattgactggaacacGCGTACCCTTACCTTCCCCCATGCACCACTGGAACATGCGGCTAttgctgaggaggaggaagccaacaagaacccccttgaaggagtacccccagaATACCATCAGTAcaccaaggtatttggggaggaagaattcaacaagcttcccccacaccaGCACTATGACATTGGGATCAAACTTACCAAGGACAGGCCCCTCAACTTGCCCCTTtatagcatgaccaatgccaaaTCTGCCACACTcaaagattggctcagggatgaactcaaggctgggaaaatccgtcccagcaaatgatccatcagctcccctgtcatgtttgttcctaaaaaggatggctcccaatgCTTGGTAGTTGATTACTGTTGCCTCAACAACTGGACTAAGAAAAATGTTTATCTGCTACCCTGTCCAGataacctcatggcccagctccatggtgccaaggtctttactaaATTGGAtctacaatggggttacaacaatgtccaagttaaggaaggtgatgaatggaaaactgccttccgcaccaagtacggcctctacAAGTCCCTtgttatgacctttggcctgaccaAGGCACCCGCTGCATTCCagcactttatgaacaaaTTATTCAAGGACCTGCTTGACATTTGTGTGATCATCTACCTCATTGACATTCTGATCTACTCCAAAAACAACGTCAATCACACCAAACACATTCACAAAGTACTCTGAAGGCTGATGGAGAAccagctgttctgcaaggcatcaaagtgtaccttccacgtcacctcagtggaatacttggggatcattgtcttggataaaggttttagtctggataagtgttgtacaccactgtaaggtgggtacacgctggtaaaggtgggcgcttaaggccatactactacaagcaacatgtatgtaatctaactattaggctatactaaggcTGCGTAAGGCAACTGTCTACTcctatactactgacaagggggccttaggcctgggaggtgtgataggtgttgtagacacactcaatgccagggaatttattcccattttctcaaatttaaacaaaggcaaacggacaacattttcaatcacgtgactccggcacttatatcatacaataagcgccaagccacgtccccatccgcgcttactcatcacacaagccacctccacatatgacatcaccatgacacgtcagtga
Encoded proteins:
- a CDS encoding Retrotransposable element Tf2 protein encodes the protein MESLCLPLIDLPTPQTVTMLDGSSPQAGKIWKKANLTFSLDGKHMTETFLICNTGPHASILGLKLLDTHNPEIDWNTRTLTFPHAPLEHAAIAEEEEANKNPLEGVPPEYHQYTKVFGEEEFNKLPPHQHYDIGIKLTKDRPLNLPLYSMTNAKSATLKDWLRDELKAGKIRPSK
- a CDS encoding Retrotransposable element Tf2 protein — encoded protein: MAQLHGAKVFTKLDLQWGYNNVQVKEGDEWKTAFRTKYGLYKSLVMTFGLTKAPAAFQHFMNKLFKDLLDICVIIYLIDILIYSKNNLFCKASKCTFHVTSVEYLGIIVLDKGFSLDKCCTPL